CTGCAGTTTAAAAACCACTGCACAAAACATCGACAAACCGGACTATAACAGTGGTTTGTCAATGCTTGACGCGACAATAGGCATGATATCCCCACGGACACATCAGAACCGATGTGTTAACTTAATCGATCAGGCTAATATACCGCAGGGAAACACTTCAGTCACTCCACCCCCGACGGGCACCATTTAGCATGGCATGAATAAGTTCATCGGCGTCAAACTTGGTTAGCGCCTCATTGGCTCCCACTTGGTGAGCTTGGCTGACACTTATCTCACTGGACAGTGAAGTATGCAGAATAATATAGGTCTCTGCCAGTGCCGGGGTATTACGCACCTCGAAAGTCAGCTCATAGCCATCAAGCCCTGGCATTTCAATATCACTGACCAGAATATCCACAGGGTGCCCTGCACGGGCATTTTCCTGCATTAATTCCAACGCACTGACCCCGTTATCAGTTACCTGATAAAAGATATTCAGCGCATCTAACGCATCAGACAATTGTTTGCGGGCCACTTTAGAATCATCCACCAACAAAATCTTCATCGGTTTTAGCATTTCCCGCTGCACATCCGTCACGGCAGCATAATGCTTATCAAATGGGAAGATATGAGACATCAGCAGTTCAACATCCAATAATTGGATCAACTGCTCATCGTGTCGAGTGACACCTGTGATAAAAGCTCTTTTCCCCAAGTTAGTTGGCGGCGTTTCAATATCATGCCAATTACAATCGATAATACGGTCGATGCCTCGCACCAGAAAACCGGTCAACTGCCGATGACAATCAGTAATGATAATAAAAGACTGTGCCCGCTCGGCATCAGTGATCGCCGGATAGCCTACAGCTTTGGCCATATCGACGACAGGAATAACCTTGCCTCTGAGGGTTGTTGCCCCAAGAATTGCCGGATGGCTACAAGGGATCTGGCTTAAAGGCGTGTAAGGGACAAGTTCTCTGATTTTCAGTGTGCCCAGGGCAAACAGCTGTTTTGATGTCAGCCGAAATAAAAGCAGCCCCTGGGACTGGCTGGCTTTGGACGTCATGGTTATTACCACCTGCTACAAGTGTCATGCTAAAGTTGCAGGTGGACTTATAACAATTCAATCAAGCAATTACAATTGCATACCTCTATGTGAACTCGCACCAGCCACTATAAAGAGGCATATCGCGTCCGTTTGCCTACAAATGCAGCAAACTAGGACAACGAATCAGCCAACACATTATTATTGCATGGCGTAAATCACATCAAAGACAAACTGATCCCAGCCATCGCGATTAAATGCCAGCTCATGCACAGCTCTAACCTGACTCACAGCATGAACAGGAGCTGCCCCGATACTGACCAAATAACAGGCCATGACCAACGCAGTCCATTCATTGCCCGTAGCACAGTGCAGCAAGACAGGCATATTCTGCTCTCGGCATTGCTGGATATCCGCCACAATGTTAGTGAGTTGTTGCGTCAGTTGTGCAGTCACCGGCTCACTTAGCAACCCTGGCGTAGTCACAGCTGGCAACAGGCAGTTAAACTGCTGCAATCCTGACAATCCGGCCTTTATCCCATCACTGAGCGGCGTTAAGGAATAAATACATTGTATGCCAGCCGACATCAGGGCTGCTGGCGTCCATGCCTCACTTGCTGGACTACACCGCCCAGCCACTTCACCTTCAATCAACCAAAAAACATGTTGCATATAGTTTCCTGCTAAATCATGGAATGCTCAACCTAGGCACTATGAAGAAATCAGGGCTGCTGGTTTTTGACTGATGGCACAGTTTTATTATCTGGCTTACACCCTTTTGATACTTTTTTGCTCTGACTCACAGGCTTGGCTGACGCTGTGACAGAGCTTTGCTCCGGAGTAAATTCAAACCCAGGAAATTGCTGACGCGGCAATCGTAACTTATGTTTTTTTTCTATCACCCGAAAATGATGAAACTCATCAGGACAAATCAATGAAAACGCTTCACCACTGGCGCCAGCACGGCCAGTGCGACCGATACGGTGAATATAGTCCGCCGGGCTGCGAGGTAATTCATAGTTAACCACCGCCGGTAAACCGGTAATATCAAGTCCCCTTGCGGCAATATCTGTGGCGATAAGCAGTTTAATGCGGCCCTGTTTAAAGCCATCCAATACACTGCTGCGATTACCTTGGGATTTATCACCATGGAACACCTCTGCCCGGATCCCCGCACGCTGTAGTTTCTGCTGTAACCGATTACAGGTTTGCTTGGCATTAGCAAAAACTAACACTTGCGGCCACTGGTGTTGGGCTAGCAGTTTAATCAGAAGTTGTGTTTTACGGGGCTGTTCCACCTCATACACCTGCTGATGAATATCCGCCGGCTCAGTCTGCTGACATAAATCAATCACTACAGGCTGGTTAAGTAGACTATCCGCCAACGCTGCAACCGTATCACCAAATGTGGCAGAGAAAAACGCGGTCTGTCGCCGAGTGGGTAATTGGGCAAACAGTGCATTCAACTCGTCACTGAACCCCAGTCCCAAAAGCTTATCGGCCTCATCCAGTACCAGATACTCAAGCTGGGCTAATTTCAGGGCATTTTTCCCCAGTAGATCCAATAAACGGCCAGGAGTCGCCACAACGATATCCGCCCCACCCCGTAGCGCCAACATCTGCGGATTAAGCGACACACCACCAAATAAGGTGACAATTTTCAATGGCCGATTTAACTGTGCCCCGTAGCGATGTAGATCTGCCCCCACCTGTTGAGCCAATTCCCGACTAGGCAATAACACAAGCGCCCGAACCTGATTACCCCGAGCGTTAGCGGCACGACCAGAAAGCAATTGCAACAGTGGTAAACCAAAAGCTGCCGTTTTCCCAGAGCCAGTATTAGCTCTCACCCGAATATCAGCCCCGGCCAGCATAGGGGCAATACTGTGTTGCTGTACTGCTGTCGGCTGGTTAAAGCCCAAAGTATCCAACTGCTGACAAAGAGAAGGAATAAGTCCTAAAGACTGAAATGAGATGGGGTGGGTTTGCATAAAGTGATTATGTCGCAATAAATAATATCAGGTCCGCATCATACCTGAATTAAAGGCTAAACGCTCACACCATGCCGCTGAGAAGATATAACGTACTCGACAATGCGCTTAGTACAACCAGCATAAACGCACAACAAATTTACCTAGGCATAAAACGCGAGCATTAACAATGCCGAAGCAACTGGCCGCCATGATCAAACAGCTTATGATTCTGAATACTCCAGCACTCCATAATGCATCTCATGATATGCATAATGCTGACACAATGACGTTAATGGTCAGATTTAGCAAACCTTCAACATTCATACCGCATCAGTCGCTTCAGTGGATTACGCATAACGCTGTTCCAAATCCAGCAAAAATTGCTTCATTTCCACCCCGTAAGCATATCCGGTTAACTTGCCACTTTTCCCAATCACCCGATGACAGGGCACAATAATGGCTATCGGATTCGCCCCATTGGCGGCCCCTACCGCACGACAAGCATTGGGACGATTAATCCGCTGAGCAATATCCACATAAGCGCAATGATGGCCATATTCTATCGCCAATAGCGTTTGCCAGACTTGTTGCTGAAAAGCCGTGCCGCGCATATCCAGCGCTAAATCAAACTGCTGACGCTGCCCAGCAAAATACTCATTCAACTGTGTAGCTGTCTTGACTAAATGCGTGGTAACCGCTTCAACATCAGGATGATGAACAACTACAGTCACCGGGCTGGGCTGATCTTCACGTAATACGGATACCAGTCCCTGTGCCGAGGCGGTTAACTGTAATCGCCCCACAGGGCTGTCAACCTGACACAGGCCTAAAAGATCGGATGATTGTTGATAAAAAATCGGCGCTAACATGCTGCTCTCCTGCGAATAAATGCCTAGGGGCTCCCCTGCCATACCATCGTGTTGAGGGATAATACCAAGCCAGTCGCTTAGAACAAACTATTACGATTGCTCGCTCCACACTGATGTAGCTGATAAATAGATGTAAGTCATCACATACGCTATACACTGCAAATAAAGCCGCTTTTGATAAGGCACCTAATACTGAAAGCATGCTATTGCTATCAACTTAGTCTGGTTATGTTTAATCAATTATGTTTAATCGTTTATCAGTAATTCCTTGAAGAGGCGTGATGATATTTATTCTTGCTTCACTATCGCTAAATATGACATCACCTCAATGACTTGTATAAATTTAAGCCAACGTGTGTAATACCGGTTAGGCCTACGGTATAAGTGTCCGCGATAATCACAAAGGAAGCTCATGTTCAATCTCTTCGAACGTTGGATGGATCCCCTGCCCTCCCAAGAACCACAGCAACCACCAAAAGGTATTTATGCCTTTTGCCGTCACTATACCCGTGGATTTGAACTGCCACTGATACTCATGTCACTGCTCACTGCCCTACTGGCTATTTTAGAAGTCAGTTTATTTGGCTTTATGGGGCAACTAGTTGATTGGTTGGTTAAAAAAGATCCCGATACCCTGCTACAACAAGAAGGACTGAAACTACTGGGGATGGGGCTGATGCTGTTGGTCGTACTGCCGTTACTGACGCTGCTGCACGGGTTAATTGTTTATCAGGGATTACTGGGCAATTATCCCATGTCTATTCGCTTTTTAGCCCACCGATATTTGTTAAAGCAAAGTTTGGCATTCTATCAAAATGATTTTGCTGGCCGGGTAGCAACCAAGGTGATGCAAACCTCGCTAGCAGTACGGGAAACCGTCACTAAATTATTGGATGTTCTGGTCTATATCTTCGTGTATTTCACCGCTATGTTGGTGATGATTGCGAATGCCGATTACCGCTTGGTTATCCCTATGCTGATTTGGCTAGCCGGCTATATTGCACTGCAGTGTTATTTTGTCCCACGCCTCAAAGCTGTGTCAGCACAACAAGCAGATGCCCGCTCCATGATGACCGGCCGCATTGTCGACAGCTACACCAATATTACAACCGTTAAACTATTTGCCCATACTGACCAAGAAGCTCATTACGCTAGAGCTGGTATGAAGGAATTTCTTAATACGGCTTACCGGCAAATGCGCTTAGTCACTGGATTAAATGTCAGTGTACAAAGTTGTAATTATCTGCTGACTTTTATTATTGCAGCACTGTCAATTTACTTGTGGCAAGACAGCGCCATTACTATCGGTGCGATTGCGGTTGCGGTCAGCCTGGCACTGCGACTTAATGGTATGTCGGAGTGGATGATGTGGGAAGTCAGTTCACTGTTTGAAAATATCGGCACGGTTGCTGATGGCATGTCTACCTTGGCAAATCCCATCACAGTCACAGATAGCGACGATGCTAAGCCGCTTTATGTCAATGCGGGTCAAATTGATTTTCGCCATATCAGTTTTAACTATGGTGAAAAAGAAGCTGTTATCGATGCGCTGGATCTGTGCATACAGCCAGGCGAAAAAGTAGGCCTAGTGGGGCGCTCCGGTGCAGGGAAGTCCACTTTAGTGAACCTCTTGATGCGTTTTTATGATGTCAATCAAGGGGAAATACTGATTGATGGACAGAATATTCGCACGGTAACGCAAGACTCGTTGCGACAGCAAATCGGTATGGTGACCCAAGATACCTCCCTGCTACACCGTAGTATCCGCGATAATATTCTTTATGGTAAACCTGATGCCACTGACGCCGCATTACAGCGGGCGATTTCACTCGCCCAGGCAGATACGTTTATTCAACAACTCAGTGATCCCAACGGATTACGGGGATTAGATGCCATGGTTGGGGAGCGAGGCGTTAAGCTTTCTGGTGGTCAACGTCAGCGAATCGCCATTGCCCGGGTACTGCTAAAAGATGCCCCCATTTTGCTATTGGATGAAGCTACATCGGCATTGGATTCTGAAGTGGAAGCTGCTATCCAACAAAGTCTCAATCAACTGATGCAGGGCAAAACTGTCATTGCCATTGCACATCGCCTATCAACAATTGCGGCAATGGATCGTCTTATTGTGCTGGATAAAGGCAAGATAGTTGAACAGGGAAGTCATCAACAACTTATCGAAAAAGGCGGAATCTATGCTCAACTATGGGCACACCAAACCGGCGGTTTTCTTGGGGTTGATTAATATGCTACTTCCCCAACTTCATATAATGTAATGCTCAAATCGCTCGTCTAGCGATATTCATATTGGCAGCATAAATGGTGGGGACAATTCGTGTTAATGGCAGGAAAGATACTTAACGATATGAACTTTAAACGATTATAACTAGCTGTATATAACCAAACGCTCAGTGTATTAATAAAATACAGATATAAAAAGACCACCGTTTCCGGTGGTCTTCTTGATATTGGTGGAGCTATGCGGGATCGAACCGCAGACCTCCTGCGTGCAAGGCAGGCGCTCTCCCAGCTGAGCTATAGCCCCAATTTCTGTCTTAACAACAAAAATTAGAATATGTGGTATCCCCTAGGGGATTCGAACCCCTGTTACCGCCGTGAAAGGGCGGTGTCCTAGGCCTCTAGACGAAGGGGACCCCGGACTGCATTAGACTCTGCAAAGAGTGAATACTCATTAAACCCTGTAGGCTAAGGTTTAACGCTATCTTCCATTAAGAAAGATTGGTGGAGCTATGCGGGATCGAACCGCAGACCTCTTGCATGCCATGCAAGCGCTCTCCCAGCTGAGCTATAGCCCCAATTTCTGTCTTAACAACAAAAATTAGAATATGTGGTATCCCCTAGGGGATTCGAACCCCTGTTACCGCCGTGAAAGGGCGGTGTCCTAGGCCTCTAGACGAAGGGGACCCCGGACTGCATTAGACTCTGCAAAGAGTGAATACTCATTAAACCCTGTAGGCTAAGGTTTAACGCTATCTTCCATTAAGAAAGATTGGTGGAGCTATGCGGGATCGAACCGCAGACCTCCTGCGTGCAAGGCAGGCGCTCTCCCAGCTGAGCTATAGCCCCAATTTCTGTCTTAACAACAAAAATTAGAATATGTGGTATCCCCTAGGGGATTCGAACCCCTGTTACCGCCGTGAAAGGGCGGTGTCCTAGGCCTCTAGACGAAGGGGACCCCGGACTGCATTAGACTCTGCAAAGAGTGAATACTCATTAAACCCTGTAGGCTAAGGTTTAACGCTATCTTCCATTAAGAAAGATTGGTGGAGCTATGCGGGATCGAACCGCAGACCTCTTGCATGCCATGCAAGCGCTCTCCCAGCTGAGCTATAGCCCCAATTTCTGTCTTAACAACAAAAATTAGAATATGTGGTATCCCCTAGGGGATTCGAACCCCTGTTACCGCCGTGAAAGGGCGGTGTCCTAGGCCTCTAGACGAAGGGGACCCCGGACTGCATTAGACTCTGCAAAGAGTGAATACTCATTAAACCCTGTAGGCTAAGGTTTAACGCTATCTTCCATTAAGAAAGATTGGTGGAGCTATGCGGGATCGAACCGCAGACCTCTTGCATGCCATGCAAGCGCTCTCCCAGCTGAGCTATAGCCCCAATTTCTGTCTTAACAACAAAAATTAGAATATGTGGTATCCCCTAGGGGATTCGAACCCCTGTTACCGCCGTGAAAGGGCGGTGTCCTAGGCCTCTAGACGAAGGGGACCCCGGACTGCATTAGACTCTGCAAAGAGTGAATACTCATTAAACCCTGTAGGCTAAGGTTTAACGCTATCTTCCATTAAGAAAGATTGGTGGAGCTATGCGGGATCGAACCGCAGACCTCTTGCATGCCATGCAAGCGCTCTCCCAGCTGAGCTATAGCCCCAATTTCTGTCTTAACAACAAAAATTAGAATATGTGGTATCCCCTAGGGGATTCGAACCCCTGTTACCGCCGTGAAAGGGCGGTGTCCTAGGCCTCTAGACGAAGGGGACCCCGGACTGCATTAGACTCTGCAAAGAGTGAATACTCATTAAACCCTGTAGGCTAAGATTTAACGCTACTCCTTTTTAAAGGAGTGTCCTATCGCCAGCGGCATTAGAACAAAATATGTGGTATCCCCTAGGGGATTCGAACCCCTGTTACCGCCGTGAAAGGGCGGTGTCCTAGGCCTCTAGACGAAGGGGACCCCGGACTGCATTAGACTCTGCAAAGAGTGAATACTCATTAAATCCTGTAGGCTAAGATTTAACGCTACTCCTTTTTAAAAGGAGTCTTCTGTCGCCAACGGCGCTAGAACAAAATATGTGGTATCCCCTAGGGGATTCGAACCCCTGTTACCGCCGTGAAAGGGCGGTGTCCTAGGCCTCTAGACGAAGGGGACCCCGGACTGCATTAGACTCTGCAAAGAGTGAATACTCATTAAATCCTGTAGGCTAAGATTTAACGCTACTCCTTTTTAAAAGGAGTCTTCTGTCGCCAACGGCGCTAGAACAAAATATGTGGTATCCCCTAGGGGATTCGAACCCCTGTTACCGCCGTGAAAGGGCGGTGTCCTAGGCCTCTAGACGAAGGGGACCCCGGACTGCATTAGACTCTGCAAAGAGTGAATACTCATTAAATCCTGTAGGCTAAGATTTAACGCTACTCCTTTTTAAAAGGAGTCTTCTGTCGCCAACGGCGCTAGAACAAAATATGTGGTATCCCCTAGGGGATTCGAACCCCTGTTACCGCCGTGAAAGGGCGGTGTCCTAGGCCTCTAGACGAAGGGGACCCCGGACTGCATTAGACTCTGCAAAGAGTGAATACTCATTAAATCCTGTAGGCTAAGATTTAACGCTACTCCTTTTTAAAAGGAGTCTTCTGTCGCCAACGGCGCTAGAACAAAATATGTGGTATCCCCTAGGGGATTCGAACCCCTGTTACCGCCGTGAAAGGGCGGTGTCCTAGGCCTCTAGACGAAGGGGACCCCGGACTGCATTAGACTCTGCAAAGAGTGAATACTCATTAAACCCTGTAGGCTAAGATTTAACGCTACTCCTTTTTAAAGGAGTGTCCTATCGCCAGCGGCATTAGAACAAAATATGTGGTATCCCCTAGGGGATTCGAACCCCTGTTACCGCCGTGAAAGGGCGGTGTCCTAGGCCTCTAGACGAAGGGGACCCCGGACTGCATTAGACTCTGCAAAGAGTGAATACTCATTAAACCCTGTAGGCTAAGGTTTAACGCTATCTTCCATTAAGAAAGATTGGTGGAGCTACGCGGGATCGAACCGCGGACCTCTTGCATGCCATGCAAGCGCTCTCCCAGCTGAGCTATAGCCCCAAATCTTTATGCATTTGAGTGTGCTACCGTTTCCGTCGGCACCCCCTGAACTGCGAGGCGCATTCTATGCAGCACACCCAAATGTGTCAACGGCTTTTTTAGGAATTTATTCTATTTGCTACAAATTCAACCGCCATGGAGATTCTTTGCTCGCAACGCGTACGGCCAATGAGCAACATGGTCAAATCCAGAGCAGGAGACTGTCCGGCGCCAGTCACAGCAACACGAAGTGGCATACCGACTTTACCCATGCCCACCTCTAATTCAGCTGCGGTTTCTTCAATCACATTATGTAATGCTTCTTGAGTCCACTCAGTCAGCGTCGCCAGTTTTTTCTGAACCAATTGCAGCGGCTCTAATGCCACACCACGTAAGTGCTTCTTGGCAGCAGCTTCATCAAACTCAGTAAAGTCTTCAAAGAAGTAACGGCTAGATGCTGCCAGCTCTTTCAATGTCTTGGCGCGCTCACCTAACGCAGTAACAACCACAGACAATGCTGGACCATTGCTGGTATCAATATTCTGATCAACCATATGCCATGCCAGATACTTGGCAACATATTCAGGATCCAGACTCTTGATATAATGCTGGTTCAACCACAGTAGCTTTTCAGTGTTAAATGCAGATGCAGCTTTGTTGATATCGTCCAGTTTGAAGAATTGCTTCATCTCTTCGATAGAGAACACTTCTTGATCGCCATGGGACCAGCCCAAACGAACCAGATAGTTCAGCAAAGCTTCTGGCAGATAACCATCATCTCGATACTGCATAACGCTAACAGCACCATGACGCTTAGATAGCTTGGCACCATCGTCACCCAAGATCATTGCTACGTGAGCATATTCAGGAATAGGTGCACCCAATGCTTTAAGGATATTGATCTGACGTGGGGTGTTATTGATATGGTCTTCACCACGTACCACACAGGTAATGCCCATATCCCAGTCGTCCACTACGACACAGAAGTTATAGGTTGGAGTACCATCACTGCGGGAAATGATCAGGTCATCCAGTTCCTGGTTAGCGATTTCAATCCGGCCACGAACGTGATCGTCAAAAACAACGCTGCCTTCAGTTGGGTTCTTAAAACGTACCACATAAGGTTCATCGGTATCACGCGGTGCTTTATCACGGCAGCAACCATCATATTTCAGGCGTTCACCTTTGGCAGCCTGCTCTTCACGCAGTGCTTCAATGCGTTCACGGGAACAGTAACACTTGTAAGCAGTGCCCTCTTCCAGCATTTTTTCGATAATTTCGTTGTAACGATCAAAGCGTTTGGTTTGGTAATATGGACCTTCATCCCAGTTCAATCCCAACCATTCCATGCCTTCCAAAATAGCGTCAACGGCTTCTTGGGTAGAACGCTCGAGATCGGTATCTTCAATACGCAGGACAAATTCACCCTGATTGGCACGGGCATGCAGCCAGGAATACAGAGCGGTACGAGCGCCGCCAACGTGCAAAAAGCCGGTAGGGCTTGGTGCAAAACGCGTCTTGATAGTCATAGTGAAACACTAACCTATAAATGTCGCCTGAGGATTCAGGCTGTCACAGAAAAAAGTGGCCACTATTCTAACAGCCAAAGGCTATAACAGAAAAGGGACGACATTGCGCGCTAGGTTACATTTGTAGCTCGCTGTTGCAGTAATCCTTACCCACATCGAAATTAATCTGACCTAGCAGGCATAAAATGGCTTGTGACTACTGGGGGGCTGTCAAGGAAAATCAACCTGGTAATGGCGGGAGAAAATGTTTTTGGCATAACAAAACATCACAGTATTGTGATGGCTAATCTAGATAACTAAGCCGTAATAAAGAGGCCAAAGGGTGATAGAAATACCGAGTCTTACGTCAATAACAAATCTAGGATCATATTGTTGATAGAAAATTCTGCGCTATCAATATCCCCAATTGCACTTATCAACCTAAGCGCCACTCCGCTATGCTGTGACAAACAGGCCTTTATCGGAGCAAGATTATGGCGAATGTCAGTCAATCCGCCTCATTGGAGAGTATCGCCGCATATTTAAAGCTGGCCAATAACTGTGACCGTCTCACCGCCATGAATGACGCTAAAGAAGTCATGCACAATCTGGTAGGGATGCGACAAAAGGGATTTATTACCGGCTGGTATTTCGATGAATATGGTCATTTAGAGCTATTGCCCAGCGATGCCATCATGGCTCGTCTGCAAGACTGAGCCGCTCTTTGTCACAATCCTAATCACAAGCCTATTTATGTAGTGGCTCAGTTAGTGGATCAGTCGATAGCCTCAAGCCGCTATCGCCCCATCGACTGAGCAAAGATGCTCTATTGCTAAACCTGCAAGAAGAGAACATTAATCCAGCAAAACAGAGACCTCCCCCTGTAGTTTGAGGTAAAAAATACCATGTGAGGAGTAATCCCCCCCACGCCAAACGGCATATCACCTTCTCCCCTGCCCTTTATCCATTAATAAAGAGTTATTTGTTTTATATTCACCTCAAACATCATCGGAATAATCGTATTTCGGCCCCAAGCTTTATGTAGCATTATCTCAGCACGTACTTAACCGTTTAATCCTTAATCCTTAAACACCGGATGGTAACGCCCTACGCTTATATATTGTTATGAAGAACCTTAGAGAACCATATCGTAGCCACAATATTCGGGATTAAACCGGCGCATTAATCGTTTGGGGTCTTTGCTGGCGTTGTTGGTAACGAGCCAAATACCACTGCAAGCAAAATAGCAACGTCAATAAAAGAACTGAGCCGACAACCACGCCCTGCCAATGAGCATAATGCCAAAATGGCATTAAGAAAGGACCGCCCGCTGCCGCCCCCAAATAGTAACAGCACAAATAAAGTGATGTGGCTTTTGCCCTATGTTGCTGTGCCCGCTGCGCAACAAAACTATTACAGCAGGAATGGATCAAGAAAAAGCCCCAAGCGGTAATCAGAAAACCTGCCACTATCGCTGGCAGATTATCGACCACGGTCAATACCGTTCCAACCAGCATAGCCAATACGCCTTGGCGGAATAATCTGGTGTGGCCTTGACGCGCAATCTTTCCAGCTGAACGCCATGACACCAGCGTGCCACTGAGATAACACAAAAAAATCAACGTGGCACCAAATCGGCTCAATGAGTACGGCGTTTGCATCAGGTGCAACTGAATAAAACTGAACTGATTCACCATCACCATAAAAGCTAAGGCGCCAATAAGATAGGTTAATCGCAGCTGCATATCCGCTAAATGCTGTCCAAATCCGTGTAAATCCTGGGCAAAGCGCTGTATTAATGTGGCATCAGCTAATACTGAGTCTGGCGTGGCGCTACGAGGTAACCAGTGCATCACCAATAACACCGCGCTGACAGTCAACCCGGTTAACACCCACATAGCTTCATGCCAAGAAAGGTATTGCGCCATTAAGCCACCAATTAAACGACCAGTGATACCGCCAAGACTATTCGCTGCAATGTATACAGCTGCGGCCTTGAGCAACAAGGCACCGTCCAGCTTATCGCGAAAATACGCCATCGCAGTGGCCGGTATCGCTGCCAACAAAATCCCCTGCCCGAGTCGGATACACAACAAGGCTTCAAATGACGTTGCCCAAATCAACAATAAATTAGACAGCGCCAACAAGCACAGGCTAATCACAATCGGCCGCCGTCGGCCAATTCGATCCGAAATAACAGCCATCAATAACAGAGAAAAAGCCAAGGTAAAAACCGTTGCTGAAAGCAGTAAGGTTGCCCGGCCGGGGAGGATATGAAAATGTTCTGCAATTAATGGCAACATACCCTGCATAAGATACAGATTGATATAAATCACCACAGAAGCAACAGACAGTGCTCGGATAAGCTGGCGAGCTTCAGCATTAGACAGGGATGGCATTATCGCCCCGGAAAACCACCAAAATGACAGACCAGCAGCATAGCAATAGATTAAAGATAGGAATAATAGATAATTTAAGCTAAAAATATTGATAAAACTTATATTTAAAATATCTATATGGAAATCCGTCAACTGCAACAGTTTACTGCACTGGCCAAACAGCAAAGCTTCACCCTCGCGGCCCGAGAACTGAATATGGCGCAACCGGCATTGAGCCAAAGCATTAAGAAATTAGAACGTCAACTTGGCGTGACCTTGGTTAATCGCAGCGCTGGACAACAGCGCAGAGCCGTTACCTTGACAGCAGAAGGCAAAATACTACTAGAGCATGCCAGACTGATCTTAGGGCAGGTACAACAAGCTAAAACTCAAATAAGAGCGATGGCAGCGTTACAAGCCGGAGAAGTTCGTATTGCCGTCCCCGGCATGCTGGGTTCATTTTATCTGCCTTCCCGCTTGATGGCATTTAGGCATAGCTACCCAGACTTAAAACTTTCGCTATTTGAAGGCGGTACCCGGGATGCGCTGCATATGCTAGAACGAGAGGATGTCGATGTTGCCATTATCAC
This region of Shewanella sp. NFH-SH190041 genomic DNA includes:
- a CDS encoding MFS transporter — encoded protein: MPSLSNAEARQLIRALSVASVVIYINLYLMQGMLPLIAEHFHILPGRATLLLSATVFTLAFSLLLMAVISDRIGRRRPIVISLCLLALSNLLLIWATSFEALLCIRLGQGILLAAIPATAMAYFRDKLDGALLLKAAAVYIAANSLGGITGRLIGGLMAQYLSWHEAMWVLTGLTVSAVLLVMHWLPRSATPDSVLADATLIQRFAQDLHGFGQHLADMQLRLTYLIGALAFMVMVNQFSFIQLHLMQTPYSLSRFGATLIFLCYLSGTLVSWRSAGKIARQGHTRLFRQGVLAMLVGTVLTVVDNLPAIVAGFLITAWGFFLIHSCCNSFVAQRAQQHRAKATSLYLCCYYLGAAAGGPFLMPFWHYAHWQGVVVGSVLLLTLLFCLQWYLARYQQRQQRPQTINAPV
- a CDS encoding LysR family transcriptional regulator translates to MEIRQLQQFTALAKQQSFTLAARELNMAQPALSQSIKKLERQLGVTLVNRSAGQQRRAVTLTAEGKILLEHARLILGQVQQAKTQIRAMAALQAGEVRIAVPGMLGSFYLPSRLMAFRHSYPDLKLSLFEGGTRDALHMLEREDVDVAIITAQDLRDEFEHRLLVREQMVVAMSPEHSLSQQQHVSLPEFFAHELVMFKTGYFHREWMLTQANTLGLTANIAFETNLINLIKQLISQGFAITSLLQMAISKADGIISKPFEPPVFLDLHIAWKKHKPIGRADMAFIQFLLVNA